The following are encoded in a window of Eschrichtius robustus isolate mEscRob2 chromosome 1, mEscRob2.pri, whole genome shotgun sequence genomic DNA:
- the LOC137764283 gene encoding LOW QUALITY PROTEIN: myeloid-associated differentiation marker-like (The sequence of the model RefSeq protein was modified relative to this genomic sequence to represent the inferred CDS: deleted 1 base in 1 codon) — protein MDEPPSLSSCPLEGQQAPGLHWQLGLKEPWQLSLRREQAGEELSVSHTLGPLQEALCEAGLQPCWRDRLEQFHSSPFSMGKVGSMPASLLGQKTPTGLPRGHSDPGILPSSSPLCRPRPSPKCILRAVTTQRSSSEDHCHAFEETLVTMSTTTPSESPSSSLGSPFWILRLFRFLQLLSTCVAFSLVARVGTWSGAISNWYLFIWCFCFVVTLIILIVELCGLQSCFPLYWYNFSINHACHATLFCLSASIVFAITYIQFLPQGPTRDHAIAATAFSCIAAVAYATEVVWTWACYLPGELTSLMGTMHSLLKLLQNFVASVIFAFICSPHLCQPQPALVWCVAVYPICFLLGTMALLLGLVDCDNRQPIFCIFLLGLSLLSVLLYASALVLWPLYQFSKKFGGQPQRSSDVSCSDELPSTMCIYDQQLAVAILTAINLLTYVADTVYWACLVFVGTEDHPRGSQFPLFSEFFCPLPGCSEPSILVSPGPEGPGKQSSGVEAGEGPPHTKAATHSSPGVKHEFFTQWQGAAHCYQQHGIPQATW, from the exons ATGGACGAGCCGCCGAGCCTGAGTTCG TGCCCACTGGAAGGCCAGCAGGCTCCAGGGCTCCACTGGCAACTGGGGCTGAAGGAGCCTT GGCAGCTGTCCCTGAGGAGGGAGCAGGCTGGGGAGGAGCTCTCAGTCTCCCACACCCTGGGACCCTTGCAGGAGGCCCTGTGTGAGGCAGGACTGCAGCCCTGCTGGCGGGACCGTCTTGAGCAG TTCCATTCCAGCCCCTTCTCCATGGGGAAGGTTGGCTCCATGCCTGCATCCCTTCTGGGTCAGAAGACACCTACTGGGCTGCCTCGGGGCCACTCGGACCCCGGAATCCTCCCCAGCTCATCTCCACTCTGCCGCCCCCGCCCCAGTCCCAAGTGCATCCTCAGGGCTGTCACCACCCAGAGGTCCAGCAG CGAAGACCACTGCCATGCCTTTGAGGAGACCCTCGTGACCATGTCCACTACCACGCCCTCCGAATCACCGTCCTCCAGTCTGGGCTCCCCGTTTTGGATCCTGAGACTCTTCCGCTTCCTGCAGCTGCTCTCCACCTGTGTGGCCTTCTCCCTGGTGGCCCGCGTGGGCACCTGGAGCGGGGCCATAAGTAATTGGTACCTGTTCATCTGGTGCTTCTGCTTCGTCGTGACCCTCATCATCCTCATAGTTGAGTTATGTGGGCTCCAGTCCTGCTTCCCCCTCTACTGGTACAACTTTTCCATCAACCATGCCTGCCACGCCACCCTCTTCTGCCTCTCGGCCTCCATCGTCTTTGCCATCACCTACATCCAGTTCTTGCCTCAGGGCCCCACCCGGGACCACGCCATCGCTGCCACCGCATTCTCCTGCATCGCTGCTGTGGCTTATGCCACCGAAGTGGTCTGGACCTGGGCCTGTTACCTGCCAGGTGAGCTCACCAGTTTAATGGGTACCATGCATAGCCTGCTCAAGCTTCTGCAGAATTTCGTGGCCAGTGTCATCTTCGCCTTCATCTGCAGCCCCCACCTGTGCCAGCCCCAGCCGGCCCTGGTGTGGTGCGTGGCCGTGTACCCCATCTGCTTCCTCCTGGGGACCATGGCCCTCCTGCTGGGCTTGGTTGACTGCGACAATAGGCAGCCCATCTTCTGCATTTTCCTGTTGGGGCTGAGTCTGCTCTCCGTCCTCCTCTACGCCAGTGCCCTGGTCCTCTGGCCGCTGTACCAGTTCAGCAAGAAGTTCGGTGGCCAGCCCCAGCGGTCCAGCGATGTGAGCTGCAGTGATGAGCTCCCCTCCACGATGTGCATCTACGACCAACAACTGGCTGTGGCCATCCTGACAGCCATCAACCTCCTGACTTACGTGGCCGACACAGTGTACTGGGCCTGCCTCGTTTTTGTC GGCACTGAGGATCACCCCAGGGGCTCCCaattcccacttttctctgagTTCTTCTGTCCCCTG CCAGGATGTTCAGAGCCCAGCATCCTTGTGTCACCAGGGCCAGAGGGGCCAGGCAAGCAGAGCTCTGGGGTAGAGGCAGGGGAAGGACCCCCCCACACCAAGGCTGCCACTCACTCCAGTCCTGGGGTGAAGCATGAGTTCTTCACCCAGTGGCAG